From a region of the Streptomyces sp. B21-083 genome:
- a CDS encoding DUF3046 domain-containing protein, whose translation MRLTVFWQRMAEHFGSGYADTFARDHVMTELGERTVHEALDAGWEAKDVWRVVCAAMNVPSENR comes from the coding sequence ATGCGGTTGACGGTCTTCTGGCAGCGAATGGCGGAACACTTCGGTTCGGGCTACGCCGACACCTTCGCGCGCGATCACGTGATGACGGAACTCGGCGAACGGACCGTGCACGAGGCCCTGGACGCCGGCTGGGAGGCGAAGGACGTGTGGCGTGTGGTGTGCGCGGCCATGAACGTTCCCTCGGAGAACCGCTGA
- a CDS encoding AzlD domain-containing protein gives MNVWIAIGVTALGCYVVKLVGLLVPAGVLERPLVRRLAALLPVALLAALTAQQAFADGQVLVLDAKAAGLAAAAVALVLRAPFLVVVAAAVVVTAAVRAMTG, from the coding sequence TTGAACGTCTGGATCGCGATCGGTGTGACCGCCCTCGGCTGTTACGTGGTCAAGCTCGTAGGGCTCCTCGTGCCGGCCGGTGTCCTGGAACGTCCGCTCGTCCGGCGGTTGGCCGCCCTGCTGCCCGTCGCCCTCCTCGCCGCTCTCACGGCCCAGCAGGCCTTCGCCGACGGACAGGTGCTCGTCCTGGACGCGAAGGCCGCAGGGCTCGCCGCAGCCGCCGTGGCGCTGGTGCTGCGCGCTCCCTTCCTGGTCGTCGTCGCGGCGGCCGTGGTGGTGACGGCGGCGGTCCGGGCGATGACCGGCTGA
- a CDS encoding AzlC family ABC transporter permease produces MHADDGGKPDAAVVRDALGVGVAVGLSGFAFGVTSVGSGLTLLQTCALSLLVFTGASQFALVGALAAGGNPLTAAAGAFFLGVRNAFYGLRLSQLLALPRAVRPFAAQWVIDETTAVALAQPTRRAARIGFTVTGLTLYALWNLTTMLGGLGAEAIGDTDAWGLDAAGPAVFLALLAPMLKSGAERAVAGLAVVLGLGLLPVLPAGVPVLVAALGAPAVLWVQGRRRAENGKGVDR; encoded by the coding sequence ATACACGCCGACGACGGAGGCAAGCCGGACGCCGCCGTCGTACGAGACGCCCTCGGAGTCGGGGTCGCCGTCGGATTGTCCGGTTTCGCCTTCGGGGTGACGTCGGTCGGCAGTGGGCTCACGCTTCTGCAGACCTGTGCGCTCAGCCTTCTGGTGTTCACCGGGGCCTCCCAGTTCGCGCTCGTGGGCGCGCTCGCGGCCGGCGGCAATCCGCTCACCGCGGCAGCGGGCGCCTTCTTCCTGGGGGTGCGCAACGCCTTCTACGGGCTGCGTCTGTCGCAGTTGCTGGCTCTCCCGCGCGCGGTGCGGCCGTTCGCTGCCCAATGGGTCATCGACGAGACCACGGCGGTCGCCCTGGCCCAGCCCACTCGGCGCGCCGCGCGTATCGGGTTCACCGTCACCGGACTCACCCTCTATGCGCTGTGGAATCTCACGACGATGCTCGGCGGGCTGGGGGCCGAGGCCATCGGGGACACCGACGCGTGGGGTCTGGACGCTGCCGGGCCCGCCGTCTTCCTGGCGCTGCTCGCGCCGATGCTGAAGTCCGGCGCGGAGCGCGCTGTCGCAGGCCTCGCCGTGGTCCTGGGGCTCGGCCTGCTGCCCGTACTGCCGGCCGGTGTGCCGGTTCTGGTGGCAGCGCTAGGGGCGCCGGCCGTCCTCTGGGTCCAAGGGCGTCGTAGGGCTGAGAACGGAAAGGGTGTGGACCGTTGA